The following proteins come from a genomic window of Flavobacterium eburneipallidum:
- a CDS encoding helix-turn-helix domain-containing protein, translating to MIGRYERDEMKPSIDTANKLAEFLEVSLDYLTGNTDVLLDTNTLNRILEVQQLPDDVKEKLFYFIDMTVRDYKAKKAYS from the coding sequence GTGATTGGAAGATACGAGCGTGATGAGATGAAGCCCTCTATTGATACCGCTAATAAACTTGCGGAGTTTCTCGAAGTTTCTTTGGATTATTTAACTGGCAATACAGATGTATTATTAGACACCAATACCCTAAACCGTATTTTAGAAGTGCAACAGTTGCCCGATGATGTAAAAGAAAAACTTTTCTATTTTATCGATATGACTGTTAGGGATTATAAAGCCAAAAAAGCGTATTCATAA